Proteins encoded by one window of Halosolutus amylolyticus:
- a CDS encoding DUF7524 family protein: protein MSPLDVTVHVNRGSADAVLETDVDTVETCEPIQLVLRGHETPAHVHCRLDERLDRVASIDGSNYYVEPDDVTPVPIRVDAEAIESPVEGTLEIVGGYGAESVSIDVTVTPGPPQVDVDDSLAEPTRSEPEPTPIERAVTGFSALTGIEMGTIAVVALGLVAIGIATATAATIGGPVAIGGLAIVVVGVAVGLGLLIR from the coding sequence GTGTCTCCCCTCGACGTCACCGTCCACGTCAATCGCGGGTCCGCCGACGCCGTCCTGGAGACTGACGTGGATACCGTCGAGACCTGTGAACCGATCCAGCTGGTGTTGCGGGGCCACGAGACGCCCGCCCACGTCCACTGCCGGCTGGACGAGCGCCTCGATCGCGTCGCGTCGATCGACGGGTCGAACTACTACGTCGAACCCGACGACGTCACGCCCGTCCCGATCCGCGTCGACGCCGAGGCCATCGAGAGTCCGGTCGAGGGAACGCTCGAGATCGTCGGCGGCTACGGGGCCGAATCGGTTTCGATCGACGTCACCGTCACGCCGGGCCCGCCACAGGTCGACGTCGACGACTCGCTGGCCGAGCCGACCCGCTCGGAGCCCGAACCGACGCCGATCGAGCGAGCAGTGACCGGCTTCTCGGCGCTCACCGGCATCGAAATGGGGACGATCGCAGTCGTCGCGCTCGGCCTCGTCGCGATCGGGATCGCGACCGCGACGGCGGCGACGATCGGCGGTCCCGTCGCGATCGGCGGGCTCGCGATCGTCGTCGTCGGCGTCGCCGTCGGTCTCGGCCTCTTGATCCGGTAG
- a CDS encoding CbiX/SirB N-terminal domain-containing protein has protein sequence MQALVIAAHGSHLNPDASDPTYAHADAVRETGAFDEVREAFWKEEPHFREVIRTLESDEVFVVPLFISEGYFTEQVIPRELRLEEWDPDLWDSDGTDASQVTLEATDVDKTIHYCGPTGTHDAMTDVIVQRAESVTDDPDVGEGVGLAVVGHGTERNENSAKAIEYHTERIRERDRFDEAKALFMDEEPEVDDVTDYFESDDVVVVPLFVADGYHTQEDIPEDMDLTENYRLGWDVPAEVDGHRIWYAGAVGTEELMAEVILERAADAGADVGDARDVIQDAATTAGPDGDRGPNPGAEAGD, from the coding sequence ATGCAAGCGCTGGTCATCGCGGCGCACGGCTCGCACCTGAACCCGGACGCCTCGGACCCGACGTACGCCCACGCGGACGCGGTCCGCGAGACGGGCGCGTTCGACGAGGTCCGCGAGGCGTTCTGGAAAGAAGAACCCCACTTTCGGGAGGTGATCCGGACGCTCGAGTCCGACGAGGTGTTCGTCGTCCCGCTGTTTATCAGCGAGGGGTACTTCACCGAGCAGGTCATTCCCCGCGAACTCCGACTCGAGGAGTGGGACCCGGACCTGTGGGACTCGGACGGCACCGACGCCTCGCAGGTGACGCTCGAGGCGACGGACGTGGACAAGACGATCCACTACTGCGGCCCGACCGGAACTCACGACGCGATGACGGACGTCATCGTCCAGCGGGCCGAGAGCGTGACGGACGATCCCGACGTCGGCGAGGGGGTCGGACTCGCCGTCGTCGGCCACGGTACCGAGCGGAACGAGAACTCCGCGAAGGCGATCGAGTACCACACCGAACGGATCCGCGAGCGCGATCGGTTCGACGAGGCGAAGGCCCTGTTCATGGACGAGGAGCCGGAGGTCGACGACGTTACCGACTACTTCGAGAGCGACGACGTGGTGGTCGTCCCGCTGTTCGTCGCGGACGGCTACCACACGCAGGAGGACATCCCCGAGGACATGGACCTCACGGAGAATTACCGCCTCGGGTGGGACGTTCCCGCCGAGGTCGACGGCCACCGGATCTGGTACGCCGGTGCCGTCGGTACGGAGGAACTGATGGCCGAGGTCATCCTCGAGCGGGCCGCGGACGCCGGTGCCGACGTCGGCGACGCCCGTGACGTGATCCAGGACGCAGCGACGACCGCCGGCCCGGACGGCGATCGGGGTCCGAACCCCGGCGCAGAGGCGGGGGACTGA
- a CDS encoding DR2241 family protein, whose amino-acid sequence MTVATADVEDLRAAVEADGAIAFDGLHLERGDEGYVLETPDGDWCGLDEAALRDALETIGEYVTNWRYWQETVGGEGTARRAFLRWCERAPIADGELEDAAGSGDHPHVPDDGETLSVPARYELLRDGLDREWGEICVTARLVESDAGEEPAGERVYDLWHVDDADTDLAALEVYDDPRDAREIATYDADDRYRPLKTAPTLVSGWAFTGLSGGELVETIEFFYPATIANWHRELRGELDVDHWLETAERQSGIYDVIDELPREAVDWMAEACCVDSQCLRRREWQYEEGGELDPDGGDGPFPCREPCSLVVAAARKWTVLESEEERTYELELTTSELNQLTELIDAVAEGRTDEIREADVYDGANRYRARYLRAKRFDEDDSLAAREVDE is encoded by the coding sequence GTGACGGTGGCGACAGCCGACGTCGAGGACCTGCGTGCGGCCGTCGAGGCCGACGGCGCGATCGCGTTCGACGGCCTCCACCTCGAACGCGGCGACGAGGGGTACGTCCTCGAGACTCCCGACGGCGACTGGTGCGGACTCGACGAAGCGGCTCTCCGCGACGCTCTCGAAACGATCGGGGAGTACGTGACGAACTGGCGATACTGGCAGGAGACGGTCGGCGGCGAGGGGACTGCCCGCCGGGCGTTCCTCCGGTGGTGCGAGCGGGCCCCGATCGCGGACGGGGAACTCGAGGACGCGGCGGGGAGCGGCGATCACCCCCACGTGCCCGACGACGGCGAGACGCTGTCCGTCCCGGCGCGGTACGAGTTGCTCCGGGACGGCCTCGATCGCGAGTGGGGTGAAATCTGCGTGACGGCTCGACTCGTCGAGAGCGACGCGGGCGAGGAACCCGCTGGCGAACGCGTCTACGACCTCTGGCACGTCGACGACGCCGACACCGATCTCGCGGCCCTCGAGGTGTACGACGATCCGCGGGACGCCCGCGAGATCGCGACCTACGACGCGGACGATCGGTACCGACCGCTGAAGACCGCCCCGACGCTGGTCTCGGGGTGGGCGTTTACCGGCCTCTCGGGCGGAGAACTGGTGGAGACGATCGAGTTCTTCTACCCGGCCACGATCGCCAACTGGCACCGCGAACTGCGGGGCGAACTCGACGTCGACCACTGGCTCGAGACCGCCGAGCGCCAGAGCGGCATCTACGACGTCATCGACGAACTCCCCCGGGAAGCCGTCGACTGGATGGCCGAGGCCTGTTGCGTCGATTCACAGTGTCTCCGCCGCCGGGAGTGGCAGTACGAGGAGGGCGGCGAACTGGATCCCGACGGCGGCGACGGCCCGTTCCCCTGCCGTGAACCCTGCTCGCTCGTGGTCGCCGCCGCCCGCAAGTGGACCGTCCTCGAGTCCGAAGAAGAGCGGACCTACGAACTCGAGTTGACCACGAGCGAACTGAATCAGCTCACCGAACTGATCGACGCCGTCGCGGAGGGGCGGACCGACGAGATCCGCGAGGCGGACGTCTACGACGGGGCCAACCGGTATCGCGCGCGCTACCTCCGCGCGAAGCGGTTCGACGAGGACGACTCCCTCGCGGCCCGCGAGGTCGACGAGTAG
- a CDS encoding DUF2797 domain-containing protein: protein MQLVGYEPSARGSAVLVSDGDAVDRRPLDPGTTLSYTLGSRHCAGVVDGDEHVSCDRPAAPYCDYHTSTWVCARCTGTCLKDEMDCYEEHAVYVAAFAPDTFKVGVTKHRRLETRLREQGADRAAHVHTVSNGRIAREIEAEIATRLVDRVRTDAKIASLASAVDDGAWRDALAEFDVIDEYAFDYGIDCDARPVRETMAAGTVVGVKGRLLVLERTGTTYAVDMRDLVGYELEDGATDRRLQSSLGSFG from the coding sequence GTGCAACTGGTCGGCTACGAACCGAGCGCCAGGGGGTCCGCGGTGCTCGTGAGCGACGGCGACGCCGTCGACCGCCGTCCGCTCGACCCGGGGACGACCCTCTCGTACACGCTGGGGTCGCGCCACTGTGCCGGCGTCGTCGACGGCGACGAACACGTCTCCTGTGACCGCCCCGCCGCGCCCTACTGCGACTACCACACCAGCACGTGGGTGTGTGCCCGCTGTACGGGCACCTGCCTGAAAGACGAGATGGACTGCTACGAGGAGCACGCGGTCTACGTCGCGGCGTTCGCGCCGGACACGTTCAAGGTCGGCGTCACCAAGCACCGGCGACTCGAGACCCGCCTGCGCGAGCAGGGGGCCGACCGGGCGGCCCACGTTCACACCGTCTCGAACGGTCGCATCGCCCGAGAGATCGAGGCCGAAATCGCCACCCGGCTCGTCGATCGGGTCCGGACCGACGCGAAAATCGCGTCCCTCGCGAGCGCGGTCGACGATGGCGCCTGGCGCGACGCCCTCGCGGAGTTCGACGTCATCGACGAGTACGCGTTCGACTACGGGATCGACTGCGACGCCCGGCCGGTCCGGGAGACGATGGCGGCGGGAACGGTCGTCGGCGTGAAGGGGCGCCTCCTCGTGCTCGAGCGGACCGGCACGACCTACGCAGTGGACATGCGGGATCTCGTGGGGTACGAACTCGAGGACGGCGCGACGGACCGACGGCTCCAGTCGTCGCTGGGGTCGTTCGGCTAG
- a CDS encoding phosphatase PAP2 family protein, translated as MLVQVLTQLVVAVTAMILVGIAVFVGRYRLRDTRAEWRARVRAAVPITVVLAIVLLFNSVARQVVPDLSWIIEWNLTGAIFDIEGEFIPWLQTFATPALTAFFSFVYIYGYVFLLVFPLVAYFALSNTRPLRELLTAYTLNYAIGLLLYTFVIAYGPRNMMPELVQALLYDTYPEYQHLTRQVNRNTNVFPSLHTSLSATVAFLAYRTRAVYPKWAVVAIALAICVAISTMYLGIHWAIDVVAGIGLAYLSVDFASLLVGRWSLSERLDFENWATALRRG; from the coding sequence ATGCTCGTCCAGGTCCTCACACAGCTCGTCGTGGCGGTGACGGCGATGATCCTCGTCGGAATCGCGGTCTTCGTCGGCCGGTATCGACTCCGGGATACCCGCGCGGAGTGGCGAGCCCGCGTCCGTGCGGCCGTCCCGATCACGGTCGTGCTCGCGATCGTCCTGCTTTTCAACAGCGTCGCCAGGCAGGTCGTCCCCGACCTCTCGTGGATCATCGAGTGGAACCTGACCGGGGCCATCTTCGATATCGAGGGGGAGTTCATCCCCTGGCTCCAGACGTTCGCGACGCCGGCACTGACCGCGTTTTTCTCGTTCGTCTACATCTACGGCTACGTCTTCCTGCTCGTCTTCCCGCTGGTCGCGTACTTCGCGCTCTCGAACACCAGGCCGCTCCGGGAACTGCTGACGGCGTACACGCTCAACTACGCGATCGGCCTCCTGCTGTACACGTTCGTCATTGCATATGGGCCGCGAAACATGATGCCCGAACTCGTCCAGGCGTTGCTGTACGACACCTACCCCGAGTACCAGCACCTCACGCGACAGGTCAACCGCAACACGAACGTCTTCCCGTCGCTCCACACGTCGCTGTCGGCGACGGTCGCGTTCCTCGCGTACCGGACGCGAGCAGTCTACCCGAAGTGGGCCGTCGTCGCGATCGCGCTCGCGATCTGCGTCGCCATCTCGACGATGTACCTCGGCATCCACTGGGCGATCGACGTCGTCGCGGGGATCGGACTGGCCTACCTCAGCGTCGACTTCGCGTCCCTCCTCGTGGGCCGCTGGTCGCTGTCCGAGCGCCTCGATTTCGAGAACTGGGCCACGGCGCTTCGCCGGGGCTGA
- a CDS encoding DUF7527 domain-containing protein translates to MDSRTQERVERWDSRPFSGGYDGLSDLAAADFSGAVTAAGTWLFMLNGRIVGVVDGDIEDFESASGTRYDAPHPSLPLLCAMEERGGETRAKYYTNETPLQEVDRTLQDGSFTGYVELSENVLSGDYYAVYYGGRRMAAAYIGNAERLITGDEAFERADDEVGIYEVLTVDVEVTDVPGTGGTDPSDAATDADGAATDAGGTTSTTATETGGTADTGGATDDSSAIDDATSTIESIDVGGLDGSTADAPEDDAATDSSSLMSDIDLTEDPTGITTTEETEPEPTSTGITDADPESTQTSAPGPDTADDHGLDSTVDIPGVDDAADDEADETASGLPIDEAEADIDDADPEPGIADDGRDRHGDVRDRNAVENATSTAPEVESEQAETTESATATGSEADASAGIESASTETDDSASSPDLAEVEAAAEELDRNDISWVADESDESPADDDAAGATSEPATEEADLEERFQEEEQWREARSIPSIDPDNSETPASPRSEAQSAGGPDGSQQASAGGSGPDRRAGSEQTATAESRGRSEQPSAGGDATGRTQEADRTRSEAQERIAALTERLEQYEEQRDALRAKAEELQTERDRLRSKNQELVSTVERLQSRIDELETELDRARDAAATAETAGTGVDARTELQPQRALSETNLFVRYASKSQPTLERAHGGEANRDEVAGNLRLEHHTGFDAADVAVAGQPYEEFLASTMEYRFVDWLTEMVLFEIRDTGHADGLGDLYDAIPRIDRAELHASISLEDDDTEEVPDQVTFDVVAYDKMGNPLVVANLNDSRSPATEGMLAEMEEAASAVKANYPDLAAAIVVTSSYFEPGALEVTEQATSSGFLTRGSKLSYVNLSRKAGYHLCLVESRSEGFHMNVPEL, encoded by the coding sequence TCTCGCTGCGGCGGACTTCTCGGGTGCCGTGACCGCGGCCGGCACGTGGCTGTTCATGCTCAACGGCCGAATCGTCGGCGTCGTCGACGGCGACATCGAGGACTTCGAGAGCGCGTCGGGAACCCGCTACGATGCACCGCACCCGTCACTCCCCCTGCTCTGTGCGATGGAGGAACGCGGCGGCGAGACGAGAGCGAAGTACTACACCAACGAGACGCCGCTCCAGGAGGTCGATCGCACCCTCCAGGACGGGTCGTTCACCGGCTACGTCGAACTGAGCGAGAACGTGCTCAGCGGCGACTACTACGCCGTCTACTACGGCGGTCGCCGGATGGCCGCCGCCTACATCGGCAACGCCGAACGGCTGATCACCGGGGACGAGGCCTTCGAACGGGCCGACGACGAGGTCGGCATCTACGAAGTGCTCACCGTCGACGTCGAGGTCACCGACGTCCCGGGAACCGGCGGCACCGACCCGAGCGACGCTGCGACGGACGCCGATGGAGCCGCGACCGACGCCGGCGGAACCACCTCGACCACCGCAACCGAGACCGGCGGGACCGCCGACACCGGCGGAGCGACCGACGACTCGTCCGCGATCGACGACGCGACGTCGACGATCGAGTCGATCGACGTCGGCGGGCTCGACGGGTCGACGGCGGACGCGCCCGAAGACGACGCCGCTACGGATTCGTCGTCGCTGATGTCGGACATCGATCTGACGGAGGATCCGACCGGGATCACCACGACTGAGGAGACGGAACCGGAACCGACCTCGACGGGGATCACCGACGCCGATCCGGAGTCGACGCAGACGTCCGCTCCCGGTCCCGACACCGCGGACGACCACGGCCTCGACTCGACCGTCGACATCCCGGGCGTCGACGATGCGGCCGACGACGAAGCCGACGAGACGGCGTCCGGGTTGCCGATCGACGAAGCCGAAGCCGATATCGACGACGCGGACCCCGAACCCGGGATCGCGGACGACGGACGGGATCGCCACGGGGACGTCCGGGACCGGAACGCCGTCGAGAACGCGACGTCGACGGCCCCGGAGGTCGAGTCGGAGCAGGCGGAGACGACGGAGTCGGCGACCGCGACAGGGTCGGAAGCCGACGCATCGGCGGGGATCGAGTCGGCCTCGACCGAGACGGACGACTCGGCGTCCAGTCCCGATCTGGCCGAGGTCGAGGCCGCCGCCGAGGAACTCGATCGAAACGACATCTCCTGGGTCGCAGACGAGTCCGACGAGTCGCCGGCCGACGACGACGCGGCAGGCGCCACGTCGGAGCCGGCGACCGAGGAGGCCGATCTCGAGGAGCGATTCCAGGAGGAAGAGCAGTGGCGCGAGGCCCGGAGCATTCCGTCGATCGATCCGGACAACAGCGAAACGCCCGCCTCGCCGAGGTCCGAAGCGCAATCGGCCGGCGGTCCCGACGGGTCCCAGCAGGCCAGCGCCGGGGGATCCGGTCCCGATCGAAGGGCCGGCAGCGAGCAGACGGCGACGGCCGAGTCGCGGGGTCGGTCCGAGCAGCCGTCGGCCGGCGGGGACGCCACGGGCCGCACGCAGGAGGCCGATCGGACCCGATCGGAGGCTCAGGAACGGATCGCGGCGTTGACGGAGCGCCTCGAGCAGTACGAGGAGCAACGCGACGCGCTCCGGGCGAAAGCCGAGGAACTCCAGACCGAGCGCGACCGGCTCCGGTCGAAGAACCAGGAACTGGTCTCGACGGTCGAGCGACTGCAGTCGCGGATCGACGAACTCGAGACCGAACTCGATCGGGCACGGGACGCGGCCGCGACGGCCGAGACGGCCGGGACCGGCGTCGACGCCCGGACCGAACTGCAGCCCCAGCGAGCGCTCTCGGAGACGAACCTCTTCGTCAGGTACGCCTCGAAGAGCCAGCCGACGCTCGAGCGGGCCCACGGCGGCGAGGCGAATCGCGACGAGGTAGCCGGGAACCTGCGGCTCGAACACCACACCGGGTTCGACGCGGCCGACGTCGCCGTCGCCGGACAGCCCTACGAAGAGTTTCTCGCCTCGACGATGGAGTACCGGTTCGTCGACTGGCTCACGGAGATGGTGCTCTTCGAGATCAGGGACACCGGCCACGCCGACGGGCTGGGTGACCTGTACGACGCCATCCCCCGGATCGATCGGGCCGAACTCCACGCGTCGATCTCGCTCGAAGACGACGACACCGAGGAGGTTCCCGACCAGGTGACGTTCGACGTCGTCGCCTACGACAAGATGGGGAACCCGCTGGTGGTCGCGAACCTCAACGATTCGCGGAGTCCGGCGACCGAGGGAATGCTCGCGGAGATGGAGGAGGCCGCCTCCGCGGTGAAGGCGAACTATCCTGATCTCGCGGCGGCGATCGTGGTCACGTCCAGTTACTTCGAACCCGGGGCGCTCGAGGTCACGGAGCAGGCAACGAGTAGCGGATTCCTCACTCGCGGCTCGAAACTGAGCTACGTCAACCTCTCACGGAAAGCGGGCTATCACCTCTGTCTGGTGGAGTCCCGGTCCGAGGGATTCCACATGAACGTTCCGGAACTGTAG
- a CDS encoding methytransferase partner Trm112 — MNESLLEILCCPLDKHDLELEDAEYDDDEVVAGDLVCTECGERYPIDDGIPNLLPPDMREETPA; from the coding sequence ATGAACGAGTCGTTGCTGGAGATCCTCTGCTGTCCGCTGGACAAACACGACCTGGAACTCGAAGACGCCGAATACGACGACGACGAAGTCGTCGCGGGCGACCTCGTCTGCACCGAGTGCGGCGAGCGATACCCGATCGACGACGGTATCCCGAACCTGCTGCCGCCGGACATGCGCGAAGAAACGCCGGCCTGA
- the fabG gene encoding 3-oxoacyl-ACP reductase FabG has protein sequence MTDPTLSDRTCLVTGGSRGIGRAIAIELGRRGATVVVNYRSSEAAAHEVADRIDEADGDGRGFPAQADVADFDAVEEMRTGVHEAVGDLDVVVTNAGINVDRTFDDMTVADWNRVIDVSLHGAFNTTKVFYDDIRSADEGRLITVSSVIGKQGNVGQANYAAAKSGLFGFTRSLALELAEWGSTANCVAPGFTRTSMVEGIPGEIKERIRSDVPLERFAEPEEIAGLVRYLASRESSYITGEVIDINGGVDL, from the coding sequence ATGACTGATCCGACGCTCTCCGATCGAACCTGTCTCGTGACCGGCGGGTCGCGGGGCATCGGCCGCGCGATCGCGATCGAACTGGGCCGACGAGGGGCGACCGTCGTCGTCAACTACCGGTCGTCGGAGGCGGCCGCCCACGAGGTCGCCGACCGGATCGACGAGGCCGACGGCGACGGACGGGGCTTCCCCGCACAGGCCGACGTCGCCGACTTCGATGCGGTCGAGGAGATGCGGACCGGAGTCCACGAGGCGGTCGGCGACCTGGACGTCGTCGTCACCAACGCGGGGATCAACGTCGATCGGACGTTCGACGACATGACCGTCGCGGACTGGAACCGCGTCATCGACGTCTCGCTCCACGGCGCGTTCAACACCACGAAGGTCTTCTACGACGATATCCGATCGGCCGACGAGGGCCGCTTGATCACCGTCTCGAGCGTGATCGGCAAACAGGGCAACGTCGGGCAGGCCAACTACGCGGCCGCCAAGAGCGGCCTGTTCGGCTTCACGCGATCGCTCGCGCTGGAACTCGCGGAGTGGGGATCGACCGCCAACTGCGTCGCGCCGGGCTTTACCCGGACCTCGATGGTCGAGGGGATCCCCGGGGAGATCAAAGAGCGGATCCGATCGGACGTCCCGCTGGAACGGTTCGCCGAACCCGAGGAGATTGCGGGTCTCGTCCGGTATCTCGCGAGTCGGGAGTCGTCGTACATCACGGGCGAAGTGATCGACATCAACGGCGGGGTCGACCTGTAG
- a CDS encoding BsuPI-related putative proteinase inhibitor, protein MELEGDLDVQVPTDAGDGTVAFTFSVTNAGADPIELQFSDACKAEFVVRADGQEVWRFTDGRMFAQVLGSDRLAPDETATYDGEWSDPQPGSYTAVAELEAQNATCEARTEFTV, encoded by the coding sequence ATGGAACTGGAGGGCGATCTCGACGTGCAGGTACCGACGGACGCGGGAGACGGGACGGTCGCGTTCACGTTTTCGGTCACCAACGCCGGCGCGGACCCGATCGAGTTGCAGTTTTCCGACGCCTGCAAGGCGGAGTTCGTGGTCCGGGCCGACGGGCAGGAGGTCTGGCGATTCACCGACGGTCGCATGTTCGCACAGGTCCTCGGATCGGACCGGCTCGCACCGGACGAGACGGCGACCTACGACGGCGAGTGGAGCGATCCCCAGCCCGGTTCTTACACCGCCGTCGCCGAACTCGAAGCACAGAACGCGACCTGCGAAGCGCGGACCGAGTTCACGGTGTGA
- a CDS encoding adenylosuccinate synthase — translation MTVTIVGSQLGDEGKGGVVDLYGDAADVVARYQGGDNAGHTVVHDGEKYELSLVPSGAVRGKIGVLGNGCVVNPRTLFDEITTLQEQGLDPDVRVAERAHVILPFHRVLDGIEEDVKSDSDQEVGTTGRGIGPTYEDKAGRRGVRVGDLLDTDVLRERLEYVVPQKRALVEDVYGVDVDELEDPDAFDVDALFEEFSEFGRRLEAENMTVNASAFLTDAMADGKTVMLEGAQGTIIDIDHGNYPYVTSSNPTAGGAAAGTGLSPGVVGRGEVIGIVKAYLTRVGSGPLPTELGGVVGDTPGYDEETDGPDEELATYIREEGGEYGTVTGRPRRVGWLDMPMLRHSARVNGFTGLAVNHVDVLAGLDEVKVGHSYEVDGEEIETMPATTERWARCEATFRTFDGWPDVDWGAVAEDGYEAIPENARTYLEYIADELETPIYAVGVGPGRDETVVVENPHE, via the coding sequence ATGACCGTCACAATCGTCGGGTCGCAACTCGGCGACGAAGGCAAGGGCGGAGTCGTCGACCTCTACGGCGACGCCGCCGACGTCGTCGCCCGGTACCAGGGCGGCGACAACGCTGGCCATACCGTCGTTCACGACGGTGAGAAGTACGAACTGTCGCTCGTTCCGTCGGGAGCCGTCCGGGGGAAGATCGGCGTGCTCGGCAACGGCTGTGTCGTCAATCCACGAACGCTGTTCGACGAGATCACCACGCTCCAGGAGCAGGGGCTCGATCCGGACGTCCGGGTCGCAGAGCGTGCCCACGTCATCCTGCCGTTCCACCGCGTTCTCGACGGCATCGAGGAGGACGTCAAGAGCGATTCGGACCAGGAGGTCGGGACGACGGGACGCGGTATCGGCCCGACCTACGAGGATAAGGCCGGCCGCCGGGGCGTCCGGGTCGGCGACCTGCTCGACACCGACGTCCTGCGCGAGCGACTGGAGTACGTCGTCCCCCAGAAACGAGCGCTCGTCGAGGACGTCTACGGCGTCGACGTCGACGAACTCGAAGATCCCGACGCGTTCGACGTGGACGCGCTCTTCGAGGAGTTCAGCGAGTTCGGCCGACGGCTCGAAGCGGAGAACATGACCGTCAACGCCAGCGCGTTCCTCACCGACGCGATGGCCGACGGGAAGACCGTCATGCTGGAGGGCGCACAGGGGACCATCATCGACATCGACCACGGCAACTACCCCTACGTCACGTCGTCGAACCCGACCGCGGGCGGTGCCGCGGCCGGGACGGGCCTCAGCCCCGGCGTCGTCGGCCGGGGAGAGGTCATCGGCATCGTCAAGGCCTACCTCACACGCGTCGGGAGCGGGCCGCTCCCGACCGAACTCGGCGGCGTCGTCGGTGACACGCCGGGGTACGACGAGGAGACGGACGGTCCCGACGAGGAACTCGCGACGTACATTCGCGAAGAGGGCGGCGAGTACGGCACCGTCACGGGTCGGCCCCGCCGCGTCGGCTGGCTCGACATGCCGATGCTCCGTCACTCCGCCCGCGTGAACGGCTTCACCGGCCTCGCGGTCAACCACGTCGACGTCCTGGCCGGACTCGACGAGGTCAAGGTCGGACACAGCTACGAGGTCGACGGCGAGGAAATCGAGACGATGCCGGCGACCACCGAACGGTGGGCCCGCTGTGAGGCCACGTTCCGGACGTTCGACGGCTGGCCCGACGTCGACTGGGGTGCGGTCGCCGAGGACGGCTACGAGGCCATCCCCGAGAACGCCCGGACCTACCTCGAGTACATCGCCGACGAACTCGAGACGCCGATCTACGCCGTCGGCGTCGGCCCCGGCCGCGACGAGACGGTCGTCGTCGAGAACCCCCACGAGTAG